A region of the Microcystis aeruginosa FD4 genome:
AACGCGGGGTTGATGGTTTGCAAGTTTATGTGATGTGTGAGTTACCAAGTAATGTAATTCTTGCCGACCAATTTGCTCAGGTGTTTGACGGATTTTCGATCGGTTCTAATGATTTGACCCAATTAACCTTAGGATTAGATCGGGATTCTGCCCTAGTTGCCCATCTTTTTGATGAACGGAATGAGGGAGTTAAACGCATGGTGAAAATGGCCATTGAAACCGCTAAAGCCCATAATCGCAAAATCGGTATCTGTGGTCAAGCCCCCAGTGATTACCCCGAATTCGCTCAATTTTTAGTGGAATTAGGCATCGATTCCATCAGTCTTAATCCTGATTCTGTCCTCAAAACTTTATTGATGGTGGCAGCAGTGGAGAAAGGACAATAATTTAGTTGCAAAGGTGGGACTTGCCCACCTTTTTTTCTATTGGTATATTTAAAATTAGATTTATTTAGGGCTGGCTGAATAATGGTAAAACCCTTTGAAAATAAGGCTTTTGACCTGTTAAAATCCGATGTTCATGCTGCGAATATAGGATTGGGACATTCAAAAACCTGGCATTATCCTTCTTATAGTAGATAAACTGGTACAAAAAAAGAGGGCAACAAAGCCTGAAACGACCGGCTCCTGACCACCGACTCCTACCCCCACGAAAAACTTTTTGCCGCAAACCCTATTTAGCAGACCCTATATACAAAGTCAGGATTCATCCCATCGCTAAAAGCGAGGGACTTCTGCTGACACTAAGTTAGATTGCGTACCAGTCGATTATCATTGATGCTTCCCCCTGTCATCTCGATAATTTCCCCGTCGTGATATTCGTGTTTAGTTTCTGCGCTAGTTTCTAAATTACGAGATTCTTCTAAGCTGAGGGTTTTGGGAGGAGATCGAGTTAACATTTTTTCTGTCACAGAATTTTTAATACTCCCGATGATAACCTAGATCACAGAAAAAAGGTGATCATTTATAAATTATTCCTCAATTGAGATTGAAGGGGACAATCAATTAAAATTAATTCCCTCGTAAATATCGGCAAGATTTAAGCTAATTCCTAAAGAATCTAGAGAGAGAATTCCCCTTGCTGGGGTGTATTCTTGCAGTAACCAATTATTTTCTGATGTTTGGCTATAGGATTCTATTAGTATCTCCCCTTGACTGACGAGAAGATATTGGTTTAATTGGGGTATAGAACGATAATAACGAAATTTATCGCCCCGATCATAACCAGAGGTAGAAGGGGATAAAACTTCGATAATTAGGCAGGGATTTAAAATTTCATCGTTGCGATTATCACTAAATAACGGTTCCCCGGCAATGATCATTAAATCTGGGTATAAACCGCAATTATACTGGGGTATCCATAGGCGTAGATCGCTAGATTGAAGACGGTAATTAGTTCCTCTTAAAGCTAATTTAAGCAGGACAATAAGATTAATGAGAATACTATTATGATTGATGCTTCCCCCTGTCATCTCGATAATTTCCCCGTCGTGATATTCGTGTTTAGTTTCCGCTCTAGTTTCTAGGTTGCGGTAGGCTTCTAAGCTGATAATTTCGGGAGGCGATGAAGTCAACATTTTTCTAGATTAGATATTCTTTTATTTAATCATAACACAATTAATGCTACCCATTTAATTCTAATTCCCCTTGAAGAAAATCAACAAATTGTCTAGCAGTTCTGCCCGATCGCCCATTATGTTGGGTTGCCCATTGTTTGGCACGAAATTCTAAGTCTTCTAAGCTAATTTTTAATTTAGCTAAACTGGCTAAATGACGCACTATTTCCAAATATTTTTCTTGATTAGCCGGTTCAAAAGTTAGGGTTAAACCAAAGCGATCGCTAAAGGATAATTTTTCTTGTACTGTGTCCCAATTATGCACTTCATCACTATCTTTTGGTCGGGGTCGATCGGCAAAAAATTCTCTGACTAAATGTCGGCGATTAGAAGTGGCATAAACTACGACATTTTTCGGTCTAGCGGTGACGCTTCCCTCTAAAACAACTTTTAAAGCTTTAAAAGCTTCATCGTCTTCTTCAAAGGATAAATCATCGACAAAGATAATAAATTTTTGTGGCAAATCTTGCAAGATTTCAATAATTAATGGTAGGTCTTTTAATTCCGATTTTGCCACTTCAATTAAGCGCAATCCCTGACTATGATATTTTTGCAATAATCCCTTGACTAAAGAGGATTTTCCTGAACCACGGCAACCATAGAGTAAGACATTTAAAGCAGGATAACCTGCCAATAAAAACTCAGTGTTTTTAATCAAGGTTTTCTTAGCCATTTCATAACCGACTATGTCTTGAATCTGCACGGGATCAGGATGAGTAATTCCTTGTAATCTGCCTTCTTGCCACCTTAAAGCTTGATAACGGGCAAAAATTCCTGTACCACATTCGCGATAATAATCGGCTAGATCTTCGACTAATTCTGTCCAATCTGAACTGGAATGCAGGAAACTTTCTAATTTATTTTCCACTTCCCAAGCGGGGAAAATTAGAAATTTAATTTGTTCAAAAACTGTCGAATTACTTAAGCTATAAATGCTCGAGTTATAAAGAGATTGGAGGATAGATAAATCCTGTTTAACGCCATTAATTAAAGATTCGGGTAACTCCCAAACACTTTTTTTCTGTACCTGTTGACTAAAGGGATTGTCATCTAATAAAATTTGTTCGATTAGAAAATCATTCCAACTGATATTTTTAGATGCTAAAGCTTGAAACAATTGACCATAAGCTTTGAGAAAATCGGCAACATTATCCGTAGCTAATAGGGTAATAAATGCCTGGCCAATAGCATTATCAAAAACCCCTTGATACAAAACTAACAAGCTGACTTTTTTGTAAATTTCAGAGATCATTTTTTCTTCTCCACTAATAACTAACATTTCATGGCCGCCTTTTGGCAATTCCTAATCCGATTTAATAATTGCCGCCTTGTAGCCGAGGGAATGCCAATCAGTTATTATTCTATCAAGATAGGGTGATCTCTGCAACATTAAGGTTAAAAAAGGGAAAATGCCTAACGACTAATTCCCCGGATTTCTTGAATTGATTCTCAGTTATCTTCATGGTGAGGTACGAAGTTTTCCTTTTGGGGAGACGGTCCCGATGAAAAAATTTTCACCCCCACAGATGAAAGAGGTTTCCTTTCCTACACCCCACACCCCACACCCCACACCCCACACCCCACACCCTACACCCTCTTTCAAGTCAGGAGAAGATACCCTGTCAGGTTACACTTCATCTTGAGGAGAAACGCTATATTTGATCAAATTTAACCAATCTTGGATTTCCTGTCCTAACCAGAGACATTCATCCTCGCGGAGATTCTGACCGATAAGATAATAATTTTTAGCCGTCCGCAGACGAATCTGATAGTTACCTTCTGTGCCATTGCTATGGAGAAAAATACCCCATAAATCTTGAGGTTTAAAAGCAAATTTTTTGTAGATAAAATTGAAAACTTTATATTTAATTAAAACCTCTTGAGGGGTAAGAATTAATTGCATCTCACGCAAACAAATAAAATTAATCAGAGCTATAATAAAGGTAAGAATCGGGGAGATAAAGACAGTGACAGTAAGGACAATCGCCAAAGACCAGAGAGTAGGCGCATCGGAAGGTAGCTTAATTTTTGGGGGTAAATTAATCTCTAAATTATCCCGGTGTTTAGCGATACGGATGGAACTGTGGGGAGGTTTTGGTAATTTCTTAGGATCGATTAAACTTGATGCTTGGCGATGGTAGGGATGTTGGAGAAATTTCAGGGCTTCTCTGGCACTTTTAAACCGCTTTTCTACCGCCATATCGGTCATAGTTTCTAACCAATCGATTAAATCATCATCGATTGTCACCAGTTGGCGAAATTGAATTTTAGAGTCGCGGTGGGGCAGTTCTATCAGGACAATTCCCGTCAATAAATGAATTAAAGTCATGCCTAAGGCATATAAATCAGAACTGGGAACTGCCCGGCCCCAAAATTGTTCTAGAGGTGCATAACCACTCGTCCCCACCACAGTAAAAGTAACTCCTGTCACTGCACCCCTGGACTGGACTGCCCCAAAATCTACTAAATAAACCTTATTTTCCGAGTTAATAATTAAATTACTAGGTTTAATATCTCGATGTAATACTGGGGGCGATAATTCATGTAAATAGATGAGAATTTCGAGAACTTCTTGGGCAATATTCCGAATTACCGTAGCGGTGAAACGTTGCCCCCTTTCTAAGCGATCGCTTAAGGATTCTCCCGGTATATAATCTTGTACAAGCACAAACCAAGGAATCCCGTCACCTTGATTTTTATCGAGGGAAAAATAATCGCGATAGCGGGGAATACGGGGATGCTGGAGAGAAGCTAAGACGGCTGCCTCTCGTTCAAATAATTTTAATTCTTCCCACTCCATCTGGGGACTAAAAGCGAGGAGTTTAATAATTACCGATTCCTGGGATAATACATCGATAGCTAACCAAGTTTGACGACCGATAGCGGTATTTCCTAGGCGTTGTTGCAGTTGGTAACGTTCAGCTAAAAGAGAATCAGAAGTAAAGGTCATAGTGGCTTTTCCCTTATTTAGGGTCTGCTGAAAAAGTTTTTCCTGGGGACAGGGTGTGGGGTGTGGGGTGTGGGAAGTGGGGAAGTGGGGAAGTGGGGAAGTGGGGAGTTTTCTCAGTGAACTGATAACTGATAACTGATAACTGATAACTGACTCCTAACCCCACCAACAAACTTTTTGCAGCAAACCCTAATTAATATCGATTTGTTTTTTGGCTGTCCAACAAAGGGCGATTCCTTTTTCTTTATAGGAAGATTCTCCGACAAAGATAGGATATAATTCAGATTCACCACGATAGATAATTTCCTGACCATCAAATCCTAGAAAAATCGGTTGATTGGGTTGAATTGCCTGATAATCTCGTTGGAGAATCTGAGGATGTAACATGGCTTTAATTTCACCCTGTTCATCCCTAGGATAATCGATCGAGCCTAAACGTTGGTAAACTGTTAGGGATTCGCTGAAAGTATCGAGATGGGCAGCGAGATAATTTTCCTGTTCGATATAGTCTAGGATTTGATAGATGAGTGTTTCGGTTTGACGAAAAAGATAGGGACAGATGACACCATGGTTAATTGGACCGATTTCGAGGGTAAAAGCTAGGGGACAAATTCCTTTCAGAAAATGATTTTCTTCCTCGCTGACGGGATGATAAATTAAGCGCACCTCAGGATTAATTTTAGTCAGATAGGTAAAGAGTTTTAATAGCCAAGGATGGGGGTTAGAATAAATAATCGCCAGCATCATGTTAGATGTGGTGCTGTGAATATCGATTAATAAATCAATGGATTTTTCTCGGATTTCTTTGACTATTTTTTTGGCTCGTTTTTGTTCGTATTGCTGACAATCGGGATTCACTAAATCTTTTTGGTTAAAACAGCGATTTAAATCCGTATCGATATATCTAACCCGTTGCTTTAGGGCTAAGGGATTAGCGATGAGACTGTGGGATTGAAAACTGCTGCGGGCAAGGAGATTAGCTGACTTTTGCAGGTATTTAACCAAATAAGCGGGAGTTAGTTCATTGCCATGCACACCTGCGATTAAAGCCAGATTTTTAATAGTAGTTTTCTGCTCGATCATTTTTTATAACTTTTGAAAAGTTGTCATTATTTATGGTTTGCGGCAAAAAGTTTGTTGGTGGGTTTAGGAGACAGGAGACAGGGGGCAGGGTTTAGGGTGTTAGGGGTTTAGGGGTTTTGGAGTTTTAGGGTTTTGGGGTTTTTAGTTGAAATTCCCTACTTCCCCATTTCCCCACACCCCACACCCCACACCCCACCCCTATAACTGATTTAGAAAAACCAGCCGTAGGAATGAAGACCTTTACCTAAAAGATTCACCCCTAAATAACATACCCAAACCACAACAAAACCACTGGCCGCTAGAATAGCCGGTTTTCTGCCCTGCCATCCCCGGGTAATGCGTGCATGGAGATAAGCGGCAAAAACTAACCAAGTGATTAGCGCCCAAGTTTCTTTCGGATCCCAACTCCAATAGGAACCCCAAGCTTCATTGGCCCAAACCGCCCCGGCGATGATACCGATAGTAAGAAGGGGAAAACCGAGACCAATGACCCGATAACTGATATTATCGAGGGTTTCCGCCAAGCTGAGACGTTGGGGCGAAAGGGTCGTCATCGCTGTTAAGGTGGGAGTTAAAAGGGCGGTTGTGCCACTGTTAGCCGTTTCCAGGAAAATTGGGGCGGAAAGAGTGGTAGATAACTTATTTTGGAGACGATAGGCTCCCGTACCCACGGAACTGCCTTTTAACTCGATATTTTGACCTCTAGTGACGATCAGAAAAGCGATCGCCATCAAGGAACCCACCATCAAAGCAGCATAACTTAACATCATGACGCTAACGTGCATCATCAGCCAATTCGATTTTAAAGCCGGAACCAAGGGGGCCGAAGTTTGCATTTCTCCTGGTAAGGACAAAGTGGCAAAAGCGGTAATCCCCATGGCTACAGGAGTCGTCACCACTCCCACCAGGCGACTGCGGCTAGTGTACTCAGCAATTAAATGAACCGCAGTTACACCCCAAGCGAGAAAGAATAAAGATTCGTAAAGATTGCTAATGGGGAAATAACCCGCTTCTAACCAGCGCGCCCCCAATAAAGCGGCGATACAGAGGTTAGCGATGGCCACTCCCGTGCTGCCTAAGCCAGACAACAAAGGTATGCTAGGAAAGGCTGCCCCGGCCCAATAAACCAGCATGGTTAAAAACAGGACTAAAAAAGAAGTGTTATCGAGAAAGTTCTCTAAGCTAACTAAATTCATGGGATTTCTCTCGTTTGTCGCTCGCTCGCTACCAAGTATTCCATCCTCTATCCTATCCCATCGGTAAGGCGATCGAGACAGGGAATTGTTAGCATGGACTTTGTATTTTCACTCTCACCTGCCCTAAAAATTATGGCTAATCAAGAAGATAATAAATTTTCCTGGTCGCGTTTGCCTCGGTTAGGCAAAATCCTAATCATTTGTTCTGGTGTTGCCGCTTTAGGCTATTTTCTTATCCCTCGTCCCTCAGAATTGTCCAATATTCCCCTCGAACCCTACAGCGAATTTATCAGTAAAGTGGAACGGGGCGACATCAGTAGGGTCAGAATTGGCAATCAAGTCATCTTTTATCAATCAAAAGATCCTTTAGAATCCTTGCCTATTCCGGCTAATCCCCCCGTTAATCCCCCAGAATCAAGTAATCCCTTTCACGGTGATTCTAGTTCTCTGGCGGGCAAACCAAGCAGTAATCTAGTCTCCGGACGAGTTTTTGTCACGATTCCAGTCTATAACCCCCAATTACCCCAACTATTACAGCAAAAAGGCGTAATCTTCGAGGCGATTCCCGTAGCCGAAAACAGTTGGATCAGCACTCTCCTCGCTTGGGTGGTTCCTCCCTTAATTTTAGTCGCCGCCATGCAGTTTCTGTTCTATCGCAACGATGACACCCGTAAATCGCTGCTTTTTAACAAAAATCTCGCTAAAGTTTACGGAGACGGCGAAAAATATCCGATTACCTTCAGTGATGTGGCCGGGGCCGAGGAAGCAAAAACCGAGTTAAAGGAAATTGTCGAATTTCTCAAGGATGCCGAGCGCTTTAATAAAATTGGGGCGCGTATTCCTAAGGGTGTTCTCTTAGTCGGACCGCCGGGGACAGGGAAAACTCTCTTAGCAAAAGCGGTCGCGGGAGAAGCGGGAGTGACTTTTTTTAGCATTTCGGCCTCGGAATTCGTGGAGTTATTTGTCGGCACTGGGGCAGCCCGGGTGCGGGATCTATTTGCCCAAGCGAAGAAAAATGCCCCTAGCATCATTTTTATTGATGAATTGGACGCGATCGGTAAATCAAGAAGTTCGGGATCGGGAACTAGCGGCAGCAATGATGAGCGCGAGCAGACTTTGAACCAACTTTTGACAGAAATGGACGGTTTTAGTCCCAAAGAAGCCGTTGTCATCGTTTTAGCCGCCACCAATCGCCCAGAGACTCTTGATGCCGCTTTATTGCGTCCGGGGCGCTTTGATCGCCAAGTTTTGGTGGATCGTCCCGATTTAGCGGGAAGATTGGCAATTTTGGAAATATACGCCAAACGAGTCCAGATGGGTGAAGATGTTAACCTCAAAGCGATCGCCACCCAAACCCCCGGTTTTGCCGGTGCCGATTTAGCCAACCTCGTCAATGAGGCTGCTCTCTTGGCTGCCCGTAATAATCGGGAAAAAGTCAGTCAAATTGATTTTAAAGAGGCGATAGAAAGAGTTATCGCTGGCTTAGAAAAGAAAAGTCGGGTTTTATCGGAAAAAGAAAAGAAAATCGTCGCTTATCACGAGGTCGGCCATGCTTTAGTTGGCGCTGTTATGCCGGGAGGTGGTCGGGTGGAGAAAATTTCCATCGTTCCCCGGGGTTTATCCGCTTTGGGTTATACCCTGAAAATTCCCACGGAAGACCGTTTTTTGATGACAGAAACCGAATTTAAAGAACAAATTACTATGTTATTGGGCGGTCGGGCAGCCGAAGAATTAATCTTTGGCAGTGTCACTAATGGCGCTTCCGATGATTTACAAAGGGCGACGGATATTGCGGAAAGAATGGTGACAATTTATGGTATGAGTAAATCCCTCGGTCCCCTAGCCTACGATAAAACGGGACAGGCTAATTTTTTAGGTAATAATCAGGGTAGTCCCAGGCGTTCGATCGGAGAAAATACGGCCAAAGCGATCGATGAAGAAGTTAAACAAATTATCGACGCTAGTTACCAAAAAGCCCTAGCAATTCTCAGTCACAACCGCAATTTATTAGAGTCCATTACCGCTAATCTTTTGACCACGGAAGTAATCGAAGGAGAAGAATTGCAAGAGTTATTAAATCAAGCGCAAATGGTCTGATCAATCCTCATCAATAGGGTCTGCTGAAAAAGTTGTTCGTGGGGACAGGGTGTGGGGTGTGGGGTGTGGGGTGTGGGGTGTGGGGAAGTGGGGAGAACAAAGCTGCCTATTGCCTATTGCCTATTGCCTATTGCCTATTGCCTATTGCCTATTGCCTATTGCCTTTTGCCTTTTGCCTTTTGCCTTTTGCCTTTTGCCTTTTGCCTTTTGCCTTTTGCCTCTCCTCCTAACTAGGGTCTGCTGAATAAATAGTCGAGAATAACTAACTTAAGGAGAGGGGAGGATCAAAGCATTGGAAAATTGATATTTCCCTGCTTTGACAGTTAATTTGCCCTTTTTCCATCCCAAAGAAACGGGAGAGTTATCTCGACTTAAACTGTTATAAAGGGCGAAATTTTTTGACCAATCGTGCTTTTGACCGTTACGAATTAACATCGGCAGTAGATTGATTTGATTATAGGTCAATTGTAAACTCTGCCCTTGACTGCCTTTAAATAAGAGGCTGCCTTGGTTAATTTGAGTTAAATTTAATTGACTTTTTTGCTTAAATATGCTCTTGAAATTCTCATAACTAGCCTGGGTTGCCGCTTCTCCCACTTCCAGAGCAAAACCCGCATAATTGTTACCTGTGGGTAAAGCTTGGTAGGTATTATCATCGGGATAAGGGGAATTAGGAATCTCGATCATTTCAGGAGAAGAAAGATTTATTAATCTCAGAGCTAACCAAGTTTTTTCTAATTGAATAAACCAGATATTATCATCTTTTTCTACCTTGGCAGTTTTCGGTAATTGCCAGAAAAAAGCTTGATCTGCTGGTCGTAACCAGATTAAAAGATTGCGATATTGTCCGATTTCATCCCCGGGATTTTTGCCCGGTTTTACGCCATTTTTGCCAGTGTTAGCCACAAAAAAATCCACCCCTTTGTCTTGATTAAAGGCCATTAATTTAAATGGGGCCACATCGCCATCGGGAAAAGTTCCCGCCAGACTACCCATTTGATAACTAGAACCGATAAATTGAGTTTCCCAATAACCCGGACTTTGATTATTGCCCGGTTTCCAGTTTTCATATAGGGGTTTACTGGCGAGAATTTCTACCGGTTTATTAAAGTTTTTTCGGGCTAATTCCATCACTGCTAAAGGAGGACGATAACCACTGGTAATTAGATAAAGAGAGTCCAATTCCGGGCGATTATTGGGGACAGGAGTATCACCAAAGTATAGCCAAAAAGTGCGTCCTGCGTGCGATCGCATTACCCCATTACTACCACCATAATCGCGTTTTACGGGACCCCCCCAACCACCGCGATAATATTTAACACTAGCGGCCATAGATAACCAATCTAAGGCCATTTTTGCCCATTGTTTAACTTCCGTATCTTGAGCAAAATCGTAGAGATTGAGATAGGGAGCAAAGGTATGACCGTGATAAACTTCTGAATCCCATTCTCCCATACCGATGTTATATAAAGCTGAAACGTAACGCTTAATTTTATTTTTATAAATTTGACGAGTTGCTTCATTTCCTGTTTCTTCGGCCATCAGATAAACCGATGTTTCGCGCATCGCCCGCAGGTTATCAGTATTGCGACTATCTACCCATAAACCCCGTCTTTTCATACTCCAATCATTACCCGTGCCTTGGCCGGTGCCATGGATAGGGTGGGGTCGTTGTAAAGGGTCAGTTTCTGTCCAAATTTTCGCCGCATTATACATTCTCTGACGATAAACTGGATCGAGATACTTTCCGAGCAGAAAATACTTTCTAATTTGTCCTTTTAGGGTAAAAGAAAAATAATAATCTATATAATCAGTGTGGGCCTGTTCCCGTTTTTGTGGGTCATCCTGCTGCAGGAAATCTAGGGCTTTTTGCCGGTTTCCTGCCAAGAAATCAAACATGGCCATAGGATAGGATCTTTTCTCGTTTTCTCCCCACAAATTGCCATAACTTTCCCGATTAGCAAAATGGTTAATAACCTGCTTGGCCCTTTGTTGAAATTCTGCCTCTAATTCCGGTGTCCAATCGTTAAGATATTGGGTTTGAACTTCGGCAACAGGGAAGGAAGCGATCGAGTTTTGAGAAACAGAATAGAGGGAATTAAAGCCAATAGTAAATAGGGCAATTATTCCCGCTAAAACTAGATATTTAATTCTAGATCCAGTCGTCATCTTCGGCAAATTCATCGATGTTTCCTTGATTTTCTGGGGACTGAGGTTGATTCTCTTGATCTAATTTTAAAGGAACTGGTTCGGGGGCGATAATTTCTGGTAATAATTCTTCGGGTTTTTGACCATCTACCTCCACCACAATTATTTCTGTGACGGGAAACCAAAGTATCCGGCCTTGATCATCACAAACCGTCACCGATCGAGATTTATCTGGAGTCTCGGTTGCGAAGAAATCTCCTAACATTTTTGTGGATAAAATATTCTTACTTTCACCCCCACTAACTCCTAGGAATATATATTCGTTACCTGTGGTCAAATGTTGGACAATAATCGCCATAGTTAAAAGGTTTTAGTCAATGAAATGTAGTGATTGATAGTTAACTCTTGAATGATAGCTTTCAGCCATAAGCTTTCGACTGATAACTGATAACTGATTACTGATAACTGATTACTGATTAACTTGACTACCGTGACTGCGGGGATCGGTTTGACTAGCACCCACAAGGATATTAAAATCAGAAGTCTCTCCCGTAGTGGTGGCATAGGGTAGGGTAGAATTAGTTAAAAGTGCTTCTAAATTAGCAGTTAAAATTGATTTTGGTTGTTCTCCGATCGCTTGGGCAACCGGTTGTCCTTGATTATTTAAAAAGACAAAATGGGGAATACCATCCACACGATAACGGAGAATTTCTGGCAACCATTTATTATTATCAACGTTGAGCATGACAAAATTAATGGCATTACCGTATTGTTTTTTAATTTCGGCAATTTCAGAGGCCATCGCCTGACAACTGCTACACCAATTAGCATAAAATTCTGTCAGGGTGGGTTTACCATTGCTGAGGGCAAGATCAAAAGGTGTCGCTTTTTCCGCTTGCGCTTCCAAAGATACAGAACTAGCGGTGGTTTGAAACCCGAAGAAAATCGCTACACTAAGGATAACTGCCGTTACTGCCAGCAGCAGATTTCTGATTTTATTGGTGGGTGTGGTGGCTGTCATGAATATTTAATCAAAGTTTACTTTGTCCTATTGTAACGACTGCTGCGCTCTTTTAGTATTGGTGTCGATTGAGTTATAATTAAGCTAGAGATGGGTAATAATTATGACCGAAGAAAGACTCGATCGAATAGAGGGACAGCTAAAAAGGCTAGAAGGGGGCGTTCATACAATTGAGGGGCGATTAGAAACTTTAGAAAGTAACGTTCAAAACATTGAAAAAAAGCTAGGAGACGTGATCAACCAAATTCGTGAACTTAGTCTTAGCATCGATACCTACCAAAAAGCTTATCAACAGGTAGTTAATTTGGCTTTTGGTCTAATCGTTGCCGCTACTGCTGCTATTGTAATTCCAGCCGTTTTCGGCAAATAAGCAAAAAAAAGATTCTTTGATCGGAAAGGCTGCATGAAAAAACGCGTTACTCTCACTTTTCCCAAAAAAGCCGTCCATATGCCCGTTACCTATCGACTGGCGAAGGATTTTAACGTCGCCGCTAATATTATCCGCGCCCAAGTGGCCCCCAATCAAGTGGGAACATTAGTATTAGAATTATCGGGGGATATCGATGAGTTAGAAGCGGCGATCGAATGGTTGCAATTACAAAATATTGGCGTTTCCCAAGTTAGTCGCGAAATCGTCATTGATGAAGAAAAATGTGTCGATTGTGGGTTATGTACGGGAGTTTGTCCCACGGAAGCTTTAACCCTTGATCCCGAAAGTTTTCGTCTTAAGTTTTTGCGTTCCCGTTGTGTGGTTTGTGAACAATGTATCCCCACTTGTCCCGTGGTGGCAATTTCCACCAACTTGTAAAGTAGCAGTTATTAAATTAATTTTTTTGCCCATTTAAATAATAGCAATCTCTGGAGATTTTAAGCCTTCATTTGTCTCCAACGCGGTTAATCGTCACAAATATCCTGGTCCCTTTCTACCTAAAGACCCTTTCTCCGATATCATAGTTAAAAAGAGATCCTTGACTCTGGCCACATCTGTGGGGATTACATACCATTAATCATGGTTTTTTTTGCAAAAAATACAAAAAACTTGACATGACTTCTGCCGTTCCTCGCCTTTCCTATCCTGATAGTCCGATTGCTGATCTTGGCGGCCTCTATAACTTTATCCTCAACCCGCAACTGTTAGCCGCAGAAAAGGGAAATCCGTCGATCGTTAGTTTTTGTCAAAAAATTTCCCCCCTTGATCCCCTAGAAATTCTCTCTCGGATTGCCTCTAGCTATCCCACCCATTATTATTGGGAAAATCCCGAACGAGAAACCGCTTTTCTTGGCTACGGCATCGCCTTTGCTGCCACTTTCCACGGCAAACAACGTTTTTTAAAAGCTCAAAAATTTATTGAAAACTGTCAACAAAGAATTATTAAAATTGATAACTATAGCGAGATTACTCCTCGCATCTTTTGCAGTTTCACTTTTTTCGACTCGGCAACAGCTACCCCCTTTCCCTCAGCTACCCTAACCCTGCCTAAGTTTCAAATTATCAAAAAACAGTCGGAATATTTTTTCCTTACCAATCTCTTAATCACCAGCGAAAAAGAAATAGAAAACTCCCTCGAAGAAACTATTAATAACCTCAAAATTATCCAAAATAACTCGAGCAATTGCCGACAAAATCCCCACTGGGATCCCTGTAGTTATTATATTCATCCTACCTATAATTTTCAAGCGGCTGTTGCCGATGCCCTCCAATCTATCCAAGCTCAAAAATTTAGCAAAATTGTCCTTGC
Encoded here:
- a CDS encoding Uma2 family endonuclease, whose amino-acid sequence is MLTRSPPKTLSLEESRNLETSAETKHEYHDGEIIEMTGGSINDNRLVRNLT
- a CDS encoding Uma2 family endonuclease, which translates into the protein MLTSSPPEIISLEAYRNLETRAETKHEYHDGEIIEMTGGSINHNSILINLIVLLKLALRGTNYRLQSSDLRLWIPQYNCGLYPDLMIIAGEPLFSDNRNDEILNPCLIIEVLSPSTSGYDRGDKFRYYRSIPQLNQYLLVSQGEILIESYSQTSENNWLLQEYTPARGILSLDSLGISLNLADIYEGINFN
- a CDS encoding ATP-binding protein, yielding MISEIYKKVSLLVLYQGVFDNAIGQAFITLLATDNVADFLKAYGQLFQALASKNISWNDFLIEQILLDDNPFSQQVQKKSVWELPESLINGVKQDLSILQSLYNSSIYSLSNSTVFEQIKFLIFPAWEVENKLESFLHSSSDWTELVEDLADYYRECGTGIFARYQALRWQEGRLQGITHPDPVQIQDIVGYEMAKKTLIKNTEFLLAGYPALNVLLYGCRGSGKSSLVKGLLQKYHSQGLRLIEVAKSELKDLPLIIEILQDLPQKFIIFVDDLSFEEDDEAFKALKVVLEGSVTARPKNVVVYATSNRRHLVREFFADRPRPKDSDEVHNWDTVQEKLSFSDRFGLTLTFEPANQEKYLEIVRHLASLAKLKISLEDLEFRAKQWATQHNGRSGRTARQFVDFLQGELELNG
- a CDS encoding serine/threonine protein kinase → MTFTSDSLLAERYQLQQRLGNTAIGRQTWLAIDVLSQESVIIKLLAFSPQMEWEELKLFEREAAVLASLQHPRIPRYRDYFSLDKNQGDGIPWFVLVQDYIPGESLSDRLERGQRFTATVIRNIAQEVLEILIYLHELSPPVLHRDIKPSNLIINSENKVYLVDFGAVQSRGAVTGVTFTVVGTSGYAPLEQFWGRAVPSSDLYALGMTLIHLLTGIVLIELPHRDSKIQFRQLVTIDDDLIDWLETMTDMAVEKRFKSAREALKFLQHPYHRQASSLIDPKKLPKPPHSSIRIAKHRDNLEINLPPKIKLPSDAPTLWSLAIVLTVTVFISPILTFIIALINFICLREMQLILTPQEVLIKYKVFNFIYKKFAFKPQDLWGIFLHSNGTEGNYQIRLRTAKNYYLIGQNLREDECLWLGQEIQDWLNLIKYSVSPQDEV
- a CDS encoding aspartoacylase gives rise to the protein MIEQKTTIKNLALIAGVHGNELTPAYLVKYLQKSANLLARSSFQSHSLIANPLALKQRVRYIDTDLNRCFNQKDLVNPDCQQYEQKRAKKIVKEIREKSIDLLIDIHSTTSNMMLAIIYSNPHPWLLKLFTYLTKINPEVRLIYHPVSEEENHFLKGICPLAFTLEIGPINHGVICPYLFRQTETLIYQILDYIEQENYLAAHLDTFSESLTVYQRLGSIDYPRDEQGEIKAMLHPQILQRDYQAIQPNQPIFLGFDGQEIIYRGESELYPIFVGESSYKEKGIALCWTAKKQIDIN
- the ccsB gene encoding c-type cytochrome biogenesis protein CcsB, translated to MNLVSLENFLDNTSFLVLFLTMLVYWAGAAFPSIPLLSGLGSTGVAIANLCIAALLGARWLEAGYFPISNLYESLFFLAWGVTAVHLIAEYTSRSRLVGVVTTPVAMGITAFATLSLPGEMQTSAPLVPALKSNWLMMHVSVMMLSYAALMVGSLMAIAFLIVTRGQNIELKGSSVGTGAYRLQNKLSTTLSAPIFLETANSGTTALLTPTLTAMTTLSPQRLSLAETLDNISYRVIGLGFPLLTIGIIAGAVWANEAWGSYWSWDPKETWALITWLVFAAYLHARITRGWQGRKPAILAASGFVVVWVCYLGVNLLGKGLHSYGWFF